Within the Vibrio tasmaniensis genome, the region TGAGCCAGACAGAGAGTATTCCAGGGGATGAGAGATTTAATACTGCGCTAGTGTGCGTGAGAGACCATTCATTCGTCCACATTAAATTCAATGCTTTTCGTTTTGTCTGAGCAGTAGCAGCATGCTTAGTGGGTAAAAATGAATCAGTACCATGGATGGCAAAGACTTGAGCCCAATACCGTATCTGTCTCGAAGAAATTGAATATTGTTTTGCTAAATCGCGAGATGACGCGCCACCTAAACATTGTTTAGCAATGATACATTTTAGCTCTCGGCTATATTTGGACATAAAAAGACCCCCAATAATTGGAGTCCAACTATTGGGGGTCAGTTCATTTTGGGGACTGGCTCTGGGGGCGATAGCAATAAAAAAGCCGCTAAGAAAGCGGCTTTGAACGAGAAGGTGGTGTGTAGCTTTTAGATAAGCGCACCAATACTTAGTACAACGATGCAGAACACCATCAAGATTCCGATCAATGGCATCACCCATTTAACCCAGCGCACGTAAGGGACACGAGCAATCGCCAAGCCGCCCATTACCACTGCAGAGGTTGGAGTGATTAAGTTGACCAAGCCAGATGCAGATTGGTAAGCGGTGATAACAAGGTCACGACCTACGCCTGCAAAATCGGCTAATGGAGCCATGATTGGCATAGTCAGTACTGCCAGGCCAGAGGTCGAAGGTACTAAGAATGACAGTAGAATTTCTAAGAAGAACATCACGTTAATGAAGACAACTGAAGAAAGGCCAGTCACCATTTGTTCTGCCGAGAAAAGAATTGTGTCGGTGATCATACCGCGGTCCATTACGACTACGATACCACGTGCTATACCTATGATAAGCGCAACGCCCAGTAGGTCTCGAGCACCGTCTATGAAGCTAGTTGTGAACTCTTCCTCGCTCATACGAGACACTATACCGACAATAATAGTCGCTGCTAAGAACATCGCGGAGATCTCTGCCATCCACCATCCAGCAACAGATACACCGTAAATCATCACAGCGAATGAGCCACCAAAAATGGCCAGGATCAGTTTGCGAGTCGCGGTGAACTCCAGTTTTTCACCACTTGCGTTGCCAAGGAAGTGCGCTTTGTTCTCTTCGTACTTATCGTAAACAATCGATGTTGTTGGATCGGCTTGTACCATTCTTGCGTAGCGCATGACGTAGGCGACACAGATACCCCAACCAATAATCAGCATTCCAATACGCAGCGCGATACCGTCGGTAAATGGAATACCAGAGGCGTTGGCAGCAATAACGGTCGCGAATGGGTTAATGGTTGAACCTAGCACCCCAATCCCTGCGCCAAGCAATACCGTCGCAGCCGCAACTAGAGGGTCAAAGCGAGCAGCCATCATTACAGGTACTAGTAATGTATAGAATGGCAGTGATTCTTCCGCCATGCCGTAGACGGTACCGCCAGCGGCAAACAGTGCCATCAGTATTGGTATCATCAACTCTTCTCGCCCTTCTAAGCGGGCGGTAACGCGTTCGATACCAGCATCAATGGCACCCGTTTTGGTTACTAGTCCTAAGAAGCCACCAATGATTAAAATGAACAGTGAAACGTCGATTGCTGCAGCTTCATAACTATTGTGATCGTAGAAGCCGTCAATAGGCGCAAGCAGTACGTCAATTACGCCTTGAGGATTACCTTCTACCGCTTGGTAGGTTCCTGTTACGGGAACTTCTCGACCGAGTTCTTCGTTCATTGCACGGTCGTACTGGCCTGCAGGAACAATCCAGGTAAGGAGCGCTACGAGCGCAATAAGAATAAATAAAATGGTGTAAGCAGAAGGGAATTTAAAATTGGCAAAGAAGCCGCCCTTTTTTGTTTCGCTTGGTATCGTTTGAGTTGTCATGGCTATCTCCTTACATCATCTTAAATAAAAGTGACGTGAATTAGCGACTAATGATTTATAGATTGTAAATACACTTACATTTATGAAGTACCCAGCGATATAGAGTTGCTGACTTTAAATTAAAGTTATTTTTATATTTACCAATCCGAATGAAATAGATTTAATTTAGCTGTGGCTATTTTATTCCTTACCTAGTTATTTAAATTTGGTGCTGTTCACAAAAATAGTTGCCCATAAAGTCGTGGTGAAATTACAGAAAATCAGCAAGGTTTTTTGGTTAGTTAGCTTGGATTAATATTCGATAGGGATGAGGGGGAATCGAAAGGGGAATGACTGGGTAGGCATTCATGGACAATGGTTTGAATAATCATGGAATTTTATTCAAACTTTATTTTTGGTTGGTTTTTGAGTTTTATAATGGTTATTTGACGTGTATCAAATAATACCTTGAGTAGAAAACAAAAAAGGAAGCCGAAGCTTCCTTTTAAATTTTTAATCATCAGCGAATGTTAGATAAACAGACCGCCAAATGCGAAGCCTAGTGCTACCGCAGTACTGATT harbors:
- a CDS encoding helix-turn-helix domain-containing protein, whose translation is MSKYSRELKCIIAKQCLGGASSRDLAKQYSISSRQIRYWAQVFAIHGTDSFLPTKHAATAQTKRKALNLMWTNEWSLTHTSAVLNLSSPGILSVWLKRFNELGIKGLKIRHKGSPSMKQQPQRTTKPDNEMTLEELREELVYLRTENAVLKKLEELEQEKNRRTKKKRS
- a CDS encoding YfcC family protein; translated protein: MTTQTIPSETKKGGFFANFKFPSAYTILFILIALVALLTWIVPAGQYDRAMNEELGREVPVTGTYQAVEGNPQGVIDVLLAPIDGFYDHNSYEAAAIDVSLFILIIGGFLGLVTKTGAIDAGIERVTARLEGREELMIPILMALFAAGGTVYGMAEESLPFYTLLVPVMMAARFDPLVAAATVLLGAGIGVLGSTINPFATVIAANASGIPFTDGIALRIGMLIIGWGICVAYVMRYARMVQADPTTSIVYDKYEENKAHFLGNASGEKLEFTATRKLILAIFGGSFAVMIYGVSVAGWWMAEISAMFLAATIIVGIVSRMSEEEFTTSFIDGARDLLGVALIIGIARGIVVVMDRGMITDTILFSAEQMVTGLSSVVFINVMFFLEILLSFLVPSTSGLAVLTMPIMAPLADFAGVGRDLVITAYQSASGLVNLITPTSAVVMGGLAIARVPYVRWVKWVMPLIGILMVFCIVVLSIGALI